The Struthio camelus isolate bStrCam1 chromosome 5, bStrCam1.hap1, whole genome shotgun sequence genome has a segment encoding these proteins:
- the LOC104144884 gene encoding olfactory receptor 5AS1-like, with product MSEENCTAVTKFILLGFISRPELELPLFVLFLLIYVTTLVGNIGIIVLVRFNACLHTPMYYFLSNLSFLDLSYSSTICPKMLVNLLAQRKTISLTGCATQMFLFAAFADAECLLLAVMAYDRYMAICHPLLYAVVMSRRACASMVAGAYLSGGLTSLVHTCLTFTLSFCGPNTIDHFFCDIPPLLKLSCSNIYVNEVLLFALCGFMQTSTFLIIVASYICILCTILRMHAVDGRHKAFSTCTSHLTVIVLFYGSLLFTYLRPHSSYSLDTDKVIAVFYTVVFPMLNPLIYSLRNKEVREALRRSTERKVFSQSST from the coding sequence ATGTCTGAAGAAAACTGTACTGCAGTGACCAAGTTCATTCTCTTGGGTTTCATCAGCCGTCCAGAGCTGGAGTTACCTTTGTTTGTACTCTTTCTACTCATCTATGTTACCACTTTGGTGGGGAACATTGGCATCATTGTGCTCGTTCGGTTCAATGCCTGCCTTCATACCCCCATGTACTATTTCCTAAGCAATTTGTCCTTCCTGGACCTTAGCTATTCATCTACTATTTGTCCCAAGATGCTGGTGAATCTGTTAGCACAGCGTAAGACCATTTCTTTAACTGGTTGCGCAACACAGATGTTTctctttgctgcctttgctgaTGCAGAGTGCCTCCTTTTGGCTGtgatggcctatgaccgctacatgGCCATATGTCATCCTCTTCTCTATGCAGTTGTCATGTCTCGCAGGGCCTGCGCCTCCATGGTAGCCGGGGCTTATCTCAGTGGTGGTCTGACCTCACTGGTACACACGTGTTTAACATTCACGCTGTCGTTCTGTGGCCCCAACACCATCGATCATTTCTTCTGTGACATTCCCCCGCTGCTGAAGCTCTCCTGCTCCAACATATATGTCAACGAGGTCCTTCTCTTTGCCTTATGTGGCTTCATGCAAACTAGCACCTTCCTGATCATCGTTGCCTCCTACATCTGCATCCTTTGCACCATCCTCCGAATGCATGCAGTGGATGGCagacacaaagccttctccacctgcaccTCCCACCTGACAGTCATTGTGTTATTCTATGGCTCCCTCCTCTTCACGTATTTACGGCCCCACTCCAGCTACTCGCTGGACACAGATAAAGTGATTGCTGTATTTTACACTGTTGTCTTTCCCATGCtaaaccccctcatctacagcctgaggaacaaggaagtAAGGGAAGCCCTAAGAAGATCAACAGAGAGAAAAGTGTTTTCTCAGTCATCtacttag